A window of Auraticoccus monumenti contains these coding sequences:
- a CDS encoding superoxide dismutase has product MGVYTLPDLPYDYSALAPHIAPEIMELHHSKHHATYVGGANTALEKMEEARANGDFANINKLEKDLAFNLGGHVNHSVFWKNMSPDGGGEPDGELGAAITEFFGGFDGFKAQFAANAAGIQGSGWSVLAWDVLGQRLNVLQLFDQQGNVPLGQVPVLQLDMWEHAFYLQYKNVKADYVTAWWNVVNWSDVTERFTRARSTVGLV; this is encoded by the coding sequence ATGGGGGTCTACACCCTGCCCGACCTGCCCTACGACTACAGCGCGCTCGCGCCGCACATCGCGCCCGAGATCATGGAGCTGCACCACAGCAAGCACCACGCCACCTACGTGGGCGGCGCCAACACCGCCCTGGAGAAGATGGAGGAGGCGCGCGCGAACGGCGACTTCGCCAACATCAACAAGCTGGAGAAGGACCTCGCCTTCAACCTCGGCGGCCACGTCAACCACTCGGTCTTCTGGAAGAACATGTCGCCTGACGGCGGCGGCGAGCCCGACGGCGAGCTGGGCGCGGCGATCACCGAGTTCTTCGGCGGCTTCGACGGCTTCAAGGCCCAGTTCGCGGCCAACGCCGCCGGCATCCAGGGCTCCGGCTGGTCGGTGCTGGCCTGGGACGTCCTCGGCCAGCGCCTGAACGTGCTGCAGCTGTTCGACCAGCAGGGCAACGTCCCGCTCGGTCAGGTGCCGGTGCTGCAGCTCGACATGTGGGAGCACGCCTTCTACCTGCAGTACAAGAACGTCAAGGCCGACTACGTCACCGCCTGGTGGAACGTGGTCAACTGGTCCGACGTGACCGAGCGCTTCACCCGCGCCCGGAGCACCGTCGGTCTGGTCTGA
- a CDS encoding siderophore-interacting protein produces the protein MSTRRAKPPHQGLVQAEVARRELVSPGFVRVTLQGPQLSLVRPLGHDHWVRFFLPRGEGSLDRLPASMGLVSYARYRAIPAAHRPVLRNYTVAAVRHDGSTSELDLEFVLHEPGADGEVGPAAGWAAACVAGDRAALIDEGTTFLAPEDTGAYLLVGDDTALPAVAGILRSLPAAARGLALVEVGHPEDVRELEGPPEVEVRWVVRSDPQAVPGAQALERVRELPRPAPDTYAWVAGESALATGARRHLVQECGLPKERVTFVGYWRHGRAQY, from the coding sequence ATGTCGACGCGCCGGGCCAAGCCGCCCCACCAGGGTCTCGTGCAGGCCGAGGTGGCCCGCCGGGAGCTGGTCTCACCGGGATTCGTGCGGGTGACCCTGCAGGGTCCGCAGCTCTCGCTGGTGCGGCCGCTGGGCCACGACCACTGGGTGCGGTTCTTCCTGCCGCGTGGTGAGGGCTCGCTGGACCGGCTGCCCGCCTCGATGGGCCTGGTCTCCTACGCCCGGTACCGCGCCATCCCCGCCGCGCACCGGCCGGTGCTGCGGAACTACACGGTGGCCGCGGTCCGTCACGACGGCTCGACCTCCGAGCTCGACCTCGAGTTCGTGCTGCACGAGCCCGGCGCGGACGGCGAGGTGGGCCCTGCGGCCGGCTGGGCCGCGGCCTGCGTCGCCGGGGACCGCGCCGCCCTGATCGACGAGGGCACCACCTTCCTCGCCCCCGAGGACACCGGGGCGTACCTGCTGGTGGGTGACGACACGGCCCTGCCCGCGGTCGCCGGCATCCTGCGCTCCCTGCCTGCCGCCGCCCGTGGGCTGGCCCTGGTGGAGGTGGGTCACCCGGAGGACGTCCGGGAGCTGGAGGGCCCCCCGGAGGTCGAGGTGCGCTGGGTGGTGCGCAGCGACCCGCAGGCCGTGCCGGGCGCGCAGGCGCTGGAGCGCGTGCGTGAGCTGCCCCGCCCCGCCCCCGACACCTACGCCTGGGTGGCGGGCGAGTCGGCGCTGGCCACGGGTGCCCGTCGGCACCTGGTGCAGGAGTGCGGGCTGCCCAAGGAGCGGGTCACCTTCGTCGGCTACTGGCGCCACGGCCGGGCCCAGTACTAG
- a CDS encoding transglutaminase-like domain-containing protein produces MVDIDVFARQSPCSDPGRYSARLAEVPDDLASLCAAARNVIAHYRAELPDLPEERRPEIDSRWLEVVLDLDQQRHPVGLDQPRATADKVAGCCRDHSLMVVGALRQRGVPARNRIGFASYFERGWAADHVVVELWHEGRWVRADPELGDGHPFDVHDLPTGRDAPFETAAEAWLGGRAGDRDLDRYGVHGVPGLSGPDFVQTYVVFEIAHRFGQEMLLWDGWGATEEPLDPEETDELARLLVRADAGDGGAEDELAARFHEDARLHPGDRVVSYSPYGYPPRTVELARPRR; encoded by the coding sequence GTGGTCGACATCGACGTCTTCGCCCGCCAGAGCCCCTGCTCCGACCCGGGTCGGTACTCAGCCCGTCTGGCCGAGGTGCCCGACGACCTGGCCAGCCTGTGCGCCGCGGCACGCAACGTGATCGCGCACTACCGGGCCGAGCTGCCCGACCTCCCGGAGGAACGACGCCCCGAGATCGACAGCCGCTGGCTGGAGGTCGTCCTCGACCTGGACCAGCAGCGCCATCCCGTCGGCCTGGACCAGCCGCGAGCCACCGCGGACAAGGTGGCCGGCTGCTGTCGTGACCACTCGCTGATGGTGGTCGGTGCGCTGCGCCAGCGAGGCGTCCCGGCGCGGAACCGCATCGGCTTCGCCTCCTACTTCGAGCGCGGCTGGGCCGCGGACCACGTGGTGGTCGAGCTCTGGCACGAGGGCCGCTGGGTGCGGGCGGACCCTGAGCTGGGGGACGGTCACCCCTTCGACGTGCACGACCTCCCGACCGGACGGGACGCCCCGTTCGAGACCGCTGCGGAGGCGTGGCTCGGCGGACGAGCCGGCGACCGCGACCTGGACCGCTACGGGGTGCACGGCGTGCCAGGCCTCAGCGGACCCGACTTCGTGCAGACCTACGTCGTCTTCGAGATCGCGCACCGCTTCGGGCAGGAGATGCTGCTGTGGGACGGCTGGGGCGCCACCGAGGAGCCCCTCGACCCGGAGGAGACCGACGAGCTGGCGCGGTTGCTGGTCCGCGCGGACGCCGGCGACGGCGGTGCCGAGGACGAGCTGGCCGCACGGTTCCACGAGGACGCCCGTCTGCACCCCGGCGACCGGGTGGTGAGCTACTCGCCCTACGGCTACCCGCCGCGCACCGTCGAGCTGGCCCGTCCGCGACGGTGA
- a CDS encoding GNAT family N-acetyltransferase translates to MTDVVARELSDGVGLRVLQQEDAPELAAAYARNRQHLAPWDPVREPGWFEAATQQRVVAGQLTALRAGEALPLVLVRGVEVVGRVNVTGIVRGAFQSAALGYWLDAHLNGRGLMTAAVAAVCEIARDDLALHRLQAGTLLHNEASQRVLTACGFEPIGIAPAYLQIAGRWQDHRLFQRILHD, encoded by the coding sequence ATGACGGACGTGGTGGCGCGGGAGCTGTCGGACGGTGTCGGGCTGCGGGTGCTCCAGCAGGAGGACGCCCCGGAGCTGGCCGCGGCGTACGCGCGCAACCGGCAGCACCTGGCGCCCTGGGACCCGGTCCGCGAACCCGGCTGGTTCGAGGCGGCGACGCAGCAGCGCGTGGTGGCCGGCCAGCTCACCGCCCTGCGCGCCGGCGAGGCGCTGCCCCTGGTGCTGGTGCGTGGCGTCGAGGTGGTGGGACGGGTCAACGTCACCGGGATCGTCCGCGGGGCCTTCCAGAGCGCGGCGCTCGGCTACTGGCTCGACGCCCACCTGAACGGACGCGGCCTGATGACCGCCGCCGTGGCCGCCGTCTGCGAGATCGCCCGCGACGACCTGGCCCTGCACCGGCTCCAGGCCGGCACGCTGCTGCACAACGAGGCGTCGCAGCGGGTGCTCACCGCCTGCGGTTTCGAGCCGATCGGCATCGCCCCGGCCTACCTCCAGATCGCGGGCCGCTGGCAGGACCACCGGCTGTTCCAGCGGATCCTGCACGACTGA
- a CDS encoding ECF transporter S component — protein MAGSAASRLDPSLPVVEVGAAPVGVRLHGWSAVVVAVASVLALSVFLWPLWLPADAGGQRGDAPWLLALLLPALVLLTLAQLGERGLDSRTLAVLGVLSALNAALRPTLSAGTAGVESVFFTLVLAGRVFGPGFGFLLGCTSLFASALLTAGVGPWLPFQMVCAAWIGMGAGLLPRRLRGRRELAVLVVYGIVSAYAFGLLMNLWFWPFVTSTGGAATPGALDYLPGAPVLENLRRFAVFTLITSTGGWDTGRAVTNTVALLVLGPPVLAVLRRAARLP, from the coding sequence ATGGCCGGCTCCGCGGCGTCCCGGCTCGACCCGTCGCTGCCCGTCGTGGAGGTGGGGGCGGCCCCGGTCGGGGTCCGGCTGCACGGGTGGTCGGCGGTGGTGGTGGCCGTGGCCAGCGTGCTCGCGCTCTCGGTCTTCCTCTGGCCGTTGTGGCTGCCGGCGGACGCGGGCGGCCAGCGGGGGGACGCCCCCTGGCTGCTGGCCCTGCTGCTGCCGGCCCTGGTGCTGCTCACCCTGGCCCAGCTCGGCGAGCGGGGGCTGGACTCCCGCACGCTGGCCGTGCTCGGGGTGCTGTCGGCGCTGAACGCGGCGCTGCGGCCCACGCTCAGCGCGGGGACCGCCGGGGTGGAGTCGGTCTTCTTCACGCTGGTGCTGGCCGGTCGGGTGTTCGGGCCCGGGTTCGGGTTCCTGCTGGGCTGCACCTCGCTGTTCGCCTCGGCGCTGCTGACGGCCGGGGTCGGGCCCTGGCTGCCGTTCCAGATGGTGTGCGCGGCGTGGATCGGCATGGGTGCCGGCCTGCTCCCCCGTCGGCTGCGGGGACGTCGGGAGCTCGCGGTGCTGGTGGTCTACGGCATCGTCTCGGCGTACGCGTTCGGGCTGCTGATGAACCTCTGGTTCTGGCCGTTCGTGACCAGCACCGGCGGGGCGGCCACCCCCGGCGCCCTGGACTACCTGCCCGGGGCCCCGGTGCTGGAGAACCTGCGGCGCTTCGCCGTCTTCACCCTGATCACCTCCACCGGCGGCTGGGACACCGGCCGGGCCGTCACCAACACGGTGGCCCTCCTCGTCCTCGGCCCGCCCGTGCTGGCCGTGCTCCGCCGCGCCGCCCGCCTGCCCTGA
- a CDS encoding ABC transporter ATP-binding protein: MLSIEHLSLRYPGADSDTLVDVCLEVGEGELALVVGRTGSGKSTLLGVVNNLVPRFTAGRRTGRVRLDGEDVSLATPRELADRVGWVGQDPLAGFVTDTVEEELAYGMEQLGVAPARMRARVEETLDLLGIADLRSRALRTLSGGQQQRVAIGSVLTFQPPLLVLDEPTSALDPVAAEEVVALLRRLVHDLGTTVLVAEHRMERVVESADRVVAVLPGGRVEHGDPATLLARAALVPPVVDLGRRLGWSPLPLDVRDARRHAAPLRRRLPGPPAEPAPATTSPGRGLVARGVVVRYGGLVAVAGVDLDVPPGQVCALMGRNGSGKSSLLWALHGAGRAEAGEVRLDGARARGRVALVPQTPTDLLYLETVEQECAEADQQAGQEPGTTLATLDGLVPGIDPGQHPRDLSEGQKLALVLALQLAAETSLVLLDEPTRGLDYEAKAVLGALVGDLAARGRSVLVATHDVEFVARTCRRVVVLAGGEVVSDGPTRDVLAGSALLATQVAKVMSPLPYLTVDEVLADVRALPTTGGEA; the protein is encoded by the coding sequence GTGCTGAGCATCGAGCACCTCAGCCTGCGCTACCCCGGTGCCGACTCCGACACCCTGGTCGACGTCTGCCTGGAGGTGGGCGAGGGCGAGCTGGCGCTGGTGGTCGGGCGCACCGGCAGCGGCAAGTCCACCCTGCTCGGCGTCGTGAACAACCTCGTGCCCCGCTTCACCGCGGGGCGGCGCACCGGCCGGGTCCGGCTCGACGGTGAGGACGTCTCGCTGGCCACCCCGCGGGAGCTGGCCGACCGGGTCGGCTGGGTGGGTCAGGACCCGCTGGCCGGGTTCGTGACCGACACCGTGGAGGAGGAGCTGGCCTACGGCATGGAGCAGCTGGGGGTGGCCCCGGCCCGGATGAGGGCGCGGGTGGAGGAGACCCTGGACCTGCTGGGCATCGCCGACCTGCGCTCCCGGGCCCTGCGCACGCTCTCCGGCGGGCAGCAGCAGCGGGTGGCGATCGGCAGCGTGCTCACCTTCCAGCCGCCGCTGCTGGTGCTGGACGAGCCCACCTCCGCCCTGGACCCGGTGGCCGCGGAGGAGGTCGTCGCCCTGCTGCGGCGCCTGGTGCACGACCTGGGCACCACGGTGCTGGTGGCCGAGCACCGGATGGAGCGGGTGGTCGAGTCCGCGGACCGGGTGGTGGCCGTGCTCCCCGGTGGCCGCGTCGAGCACGGCGACCCCGCGACCCTGCTGGCCCGCGCCGCCCTGGTCCCCCCGGTGGTCGACCTGGGTCGCCGGCTCGGCTGGTCGCCGCTGCCGCTGGACGTCCGCGACGCCCGTCGGCACGCCGCCCCCCTCCGCCGGCGGCTGCCCGGCCCGCCCGCCGAGCCGGCACCGGCCACGACGTCACCCGGCCGCGGGCTGGTCGCCCGCGGCGTGGTGGTCCGCTACGGCGGCCTGGTGGCCGTGGCCGGGGTCGACCTGGACGTCCCGCCCGGCCAGGTGTGCGCGCTGATGGGCCGCAACGGGTCGGGCAAGTCATCGCTGCTGTGGGCGCTGCACGGCGCCGGTCGGGCCGAGGCCGGTGAGGTCCGTCTCGACGGCGCCCGGGCGCGCGGGCGGGTGGCCCTGGTGCCGCAGACGCCCACCGACCTGCTGTACCTGGAGACCGTCGAGCAGGAGTGCGCGGAGGCCGACCAGCAGGCCGGCCAGGAGCCGGGCACCACCCTGGCCACGCTGGACGGGCTGGTCCCCGGGATCGACCCCGGCCAGCACCCCCGCGACCTCTCCGAGGGCCAGAAGCTGGCCCTGGTGCTGGCCCTGCAGCTGGCTGCGGAGACGTCGCTGGTGCTGCTGGACGAGCCCACCCGCGGGCTGGACTACGAGGCCAAGGCGGTGCTGGGCGCCCTGGTCGGCGACCTCGCCGCCCGCGGCCGGAGCGTGCTGGTGGCCACCCACGACGTCGAGTTCGTGGCCCGGACCTGCCGGCGGGTCGTGGTGCTGGCCGGCGGCGAGGTGGTCAGCGACGGCCCGACCCGCGACGTGCTGGCCGGCTCGGCGCTGCTCGCCACCCAGGTGGCCAAGGTGATGTCCCCGCTGCCGTACCTGACCGTCGACGAGGTGCTCGCCGACGTCCGGGCGCTGCCGACCACGGGTGGGGAGGCGTGA
- a CDS encoding energy-coupling factor transporter transmembrane component T yields MSAVLPPRTSWARHRLPRSLHPGAWWAWALALAATASQTTNPLVLVLLVAVVTNVVVSRRGDGPWARSFRLYLALGAFIVVMRVLYRVVFGGGDGGAVLLRLPEVPLPSWVGGIRLLGEVTADAVVYGLQDGLRLAAVVVCVGAANSLANPKRLLAAVPGALYEVGAVLVVSVTVFAQLADSVQRVRRARLLRSATPAGRGVRHRHRVVRAIVVPVLTDALDRSLQLAASMDARGYGRHGSTTPRRRAVTGALVLGGLLLLAFGSYAVVTGALPGLRWLPASDAAWAELDGGVLVLAAGVLLGALGFRHAGRTVRRTRYRPDRWRGPEWLVLVCGLGCLVLVQLVARGPEAAVLVPPVQQWPTLVPAVVVALAVALLPSVLTPPPALTAAPAAAAGGLS; encoded by the coding sequence GTGAGCGCCGTGCTCCCGCCGCGGACGTCCTGGGCCCGGCACCGGCTGCCCCGCTCCCTGCACCCGGGGGCGTGGTGGGCCTGGGCGCTGGCCCTGGCGGCCACGGCCAGCCAGACCACCAACCCGCTGGTGCTGGTGCTGCTGGTCGCGGTGGTGACCAACGTGGTGGTGTCCCGACGCGGCGACGGTCCCTGGGCGCGGTCGTTCCGGCTGTACCTCGCCCTGGGTGCCTTCATCGTGGTGATGCGGGTGCTGTACCGGGTGGTCTTCGGCGGCGGGGACGGCGGGGCGGTGCTGCTGCGGCTGCCAGAGGTCCCGCTGCCGTCGTGGGTGGGTGGGATCCGGCTGCTGGGCGAGGTCACCGCCGACGCCGTGGTGTACGGGCTGCAGGACGGGCTGCGGCTGGCCGCGGTGGTGGTCTGCGTGGGAGCGGCCAACTCCCTGGCCAACCCGAAGCGGCTGCTGGCCGCCGTCCCCGGGGCGCTGTACGAGGTGGGCGCGGTGCTGGTGGTCTCGGTCACCGTCTTCGCCCAGCTGGCCGACTCGGTGCAACGGGTCCGCCGGGCCCGGCTGCTGCGCTCGGCCACCCCGGCCGGGCGCGGGGTGCGCCACCGTCACCGGGTGGTGCGTGCGATCGTCGTCCCCGTGCTGACCGACGCGCTGGACCGCTCCCTGCAGCTGGCGGCGTCGATGGACGCCCGGGGCTACGGGCGGCATGGCTCCACCACGCCGCGCCGTCGCGCGGTGACGGGCGCCCTCGTGCTGGGCGGGCTGCTGCTGCTCGCCTTCGGCAGCTACGCCGTCGTGACCGGCGCCCTGCCAGGCCTGCGCTGGCTGCCCGCCAGCGACGCGGCCTGGGCCGAGCTGGACGGCGGGGTGCTGGTGCTGGCGGCCGGCGTCCTGCTGGGCGCCCTCGGGTTCCGGCACGCCGGGCGCACGGTCCGGCGGACCCGCTACCGGCCCGACCGGTGGCGCGGCCCGGAGTGGCTGGTGCTGGTGTGCGGGCTCGGCTGCCTCGTCCTGGTCCAGCTGGTGGCCCGCGGGCCCGAGGCGGCCGTCCTGGTCCCCCCGGTGCAGCAGTGGCCGACCCTGGTGCCCGCGGTGGTGGTGGCGCTGGCCGTCGCGCTGCTGCCCTCCGTCCTGACGCCCCCGCCCGCGCTGACCGCCGCCCCCGCCGCGGCGGCCGGGGGGTTGTCGTGA
- a CDS encoding prenyltransferase/squalene oxidase repeat-containing protein, with protein sequence MSPTLRSLAVGSTAGALLLLSPLTTPAHAAPAPERAVAATSWLAGQTEDGLVPGFAPGYPDTGLTIDALLALVAAGAPDEDVRALATGVEGVAADFIGYSWEDGGQTTTVVLGGSVAKVLLLTQVLATDPTDYAGEDVLALTRESLGDDGLVRDTTDGVGDRVGNVFAQSLAVTGLARADELPVEGVEGLLEQQCADGWFRLYPSEGLSCEESGDSAPDPDATAMAVMALLAADAAEVGEVDGAVDDAVAWLLDQQRADGSFGGGVGTEAPNANSTGLVAAALHSAGETGAAGLAGDWVADLQLDDQDAVDPADVGAVAYDPGAFDAARVDGIGTAGDQWRRATAQAVLALAPVGLHTLAWTPSAEPTPDATDPGTTAPTPGPSTTPDPGSSPTPDPGSSPTPDPGSSPTPGPAPSTTPDPVPGPDVSPAPSTPAAPSATETPRAGSGPGQGGPAPTPTTRPTTSPAPATATPEPAPAVGDGGAAPALADSGGPSVLLLAVGSLAAVGGGGLLLRRRGRR encoded by the coding sequence ATGTCTCCCACCCTGAGGTCGCTGGCGGTCGGGTCCACCGCCGGCGCGCTGCTGCTGCTCAGCCCCCTGACCACCCCCGCCCACGCCGCACCAGCACCGGAGCGGGCCGTCGCGGCGACCAGCTGGCTGGCCGGCCAGACCGAGGACGGGTTGGTGCCCGGGTTCGCCCCCGGCTACCCCGACACCGGGCTCACCATCGACGCCCTGCTCGCCCTGGTCGCCGCCGGCGCCCCCGACGAGGACGTCCGCGCGCTGGCCACCGGCGTCGAGGGGGTGGCCGCGGACTTCATCGGGTACTCCTGGGAGGACGGCGGGCAGACCACCACGGTGGTGCTCGGCGGCTCGGTCGCCAAGGTGCTGCTGCTGACCCAGGTGCTGGCCACCGACCCCACCGACTACGCCGGCGAGGACGTCCTCGCGCTGACCCGGGAGTCCCTCGGTGACGACGGGCTGGTGCGCGACACCACGGACGGGGTCGGCGACCGGGTGGGCAACGTCTTCGCCCAGAGCCTCGCCGTGACCGGCCTGGCCCGCGCCGACGAGCTCCCCGTCGAGGGGGTCGAGGGTCTGCTGGAGCAGCAGTGCGCGGACGGCTGGTTCCGGCTGTACCCGAGCGAGGGGCTCAGCTGCGAGGAGAGCGGGGACTCCGCCCCCGACCCGGACGCCACGGCGATGGCCGTGATGGCGCTGCTGGCCGCCGACGCCGCGGAGGTCGGGGAGGTCGACGGGGCCGTGGACGACGCCGTGGCGTGGTTGCTCGACCAGCAGCGCGCTGACGGGTCCTTCGGCGGCGGCGTGGGGACCGAGGCCCCCAACGCCAACTCCACCGGTCTGGTCGCCGCGGCGCTGCACTCCGCCGGCGAGACCGGGGCCGCCGGCCTGGCCGGGGACTGGGTCGCCGACCTGCAGCTCGACGACCAGGACGCCGTCGACCCCGCCGACGTCGGGGCCGTCGCCTACGACCCGGGCGCCTTCGACGCCGCCCGGGTGGACGGCATCGGCACGGCGGGCGACCAGTGGCGCCGGGCCACCGCCCAGGCGGTGCTGGCGCTGGCCCCCGTCGGCCTGCACACCCTGGCCTGGACGCCGTCGGCCGAGCCGACCCCCGACGCCACCGACCCGGGCACGACCGCGCCGACGCCCGGCCCGAGCACGACCCCGGACCCCGGGTCCTCGCCGACCCCGGACCCCGGGTCCTCGCCGACCCCGGACCCCGGGTCCTCGCCGACCCCGGGCCCGGCACCCTCGACGACCCCGGACCCGGTGCCCGGCCCGGACGTCTCCCCGGCACCGAGCACCCCGGCCGCGCCGTCGGCCACCGAGACCCCGAGAGCCGGCAGCGGGCCGGGTCAGGGCGGCCCCGCACCGACCCCGACCACCCGGCCCACCACGTCGCCCGCGCCCGCGACCGCCACGCCGGAGCCCGCACCGGCCGTCGGTGACGGCGGCGCCGCCCCGGCGCTGGCTGACTCAGGGGGCCCGTCGGTGCTGCTGCTGGCGGTGGGCTCGCTGGCCGCCGTGGGCGGCGGTGGGCTGCTGCTGCGACGACGGGGACGGCGGTGA
- a CDS encoding class I SAM-dependent methyltransferase: MSHYFTTPEGPEQRRPLQVTLWGHELGLQTAGGVFSANSLDLATQVLLRSHRPAPTSRRLLDLGCGWGPIALALALELPDAVVDAVDVNERAVALTRDNARAAGVGGRVRALLPDAVGRKVRYDEIWSNPPIRVGKEALHELLLTWLPRLADDGVARLVVGRHLGADTLQRWLVEQGHPCQRTASAKGFRVLEVRPRV; this comes from the coding sequence GTGAGCCACTACTTCACCACCCCCGAGGGCCCCGAGCAGCGCCGCCCGCTCCAGGTCACCCTGTGGGGCCACGAGCTCGGTCTGCAGACCGCCGGCGGGGTGTTCTCCGCGAACAGCCTGGACCTGGCCACCCAGGTGCTGCTCCGCAGCCACCGCCCGGCGCCGACGTCCCGGCGGCTGCTGGACCTGGGCTGCGGCTGGGGCCCGATCGCGCTGGCCCTGGCCCTGGAGCTCCCCGACGCGGTCGTCGACGCCGTCGACGTCAACGAGCGCGCCGTGGCCCTCACCCGGGACAACGCCCGGGCGGCCGGCGTCGGGGGCCGGGTCCGGGCCCTGCTCCCCGACGCGGTCGGCCGCAAGGTGCGCTACGACGAGATCTGGTCCAACCCGCCGATCAGGGTCGGCAAGGAGGCCCTGCACGAGCTGCTCCTGACCTGGCTCCCCCGGCTCGCCGACGACGGGGTCGCCCGGCTCGTGGTGGGGCGCCACCTCGGCGCGGACACCTTGCAGCGATGGCTGGTCGAGCAGGGCCACCCCTGCCAGCGGACCGCCAGCGCCAAGGGGTTCCGCGTGCTGGAGGTCCGTCCCCGGGTCTGA
- the truA gene encoding tRNA pseudouridine(38-40) synthase TruA produces the protein MSAERPATRLRIDLAYDGTDFLGWAVQPGYRTVQGLLEEWTPKVLRLAAPVGLVCAGRTDAGVHARAQVAHLDVPAGTDPAVLLRRLRRVLPPDIAVLDVAAAPPGFHARFSALWRRYVYRISDGEGIADPLQRAHVATVRRVVDVDRFNAAAASLLGLHDFAAFCRRKPHATTIRTLQDIEARRVPADPLASKVEVTVRADAFCHSMVRSLVGALTQVATGQRDETWLAEVAASSRRHTQVNVMVARGLTLEEVRYPPDHELAARAAEARTVRGPVERPWTPDDEDEDDE, from the coding sequence GTGAGCGCGGAGCGTCCCGCCACCCGGCTGCGCATCGACCTGGCCTACGACGGCACCGACTTCCTGGGCTGGGCGGTCCAGCCCGGGTACCGGACCGTCCAGGGGCTGCTGGAGGAGTGGACGCCCAAGGTGCTGCGGCTGGCCGCCCCGGTCGGCCTGGTCTGCGCCGGGCGCACCGACGCCGGGGTGCACGCCCGCGCCCAGGTGGCCCACCTCGACGTCCCGGCCGGCACCGACCCGGCGGTGCTGCTGCGCCGGCTGCGTCGGGTGCTGCCCCCCGACATCGCGGTCCTCGACGTCGCCGCGGCCCCACCGGGGTTCCACGCCCGCTTCTCCGCGCTGTGGCGCCGCTACGTGTACCGGATCAGCGACGGCGAGGGGATCGCGGACCCGCTGCAGCGCGCTCACGTGGCCACGGTGCGCCGGGTGGTGGACGTCGACCGCTTCAACGCCGCCGCGGCGTCGCTGCTGGGCCTGCACGACTTCGCCGCCTTCTGCCGCCGCAAGCCGCACGCCACCACCATCCGCACCCTGCAGGACATCGAGGCGCGACGGGTGCCGGCTGACCCGCTGGCCAGCAAGGTCGAGGTCACCGTCCGCGCCGACGCCTTCTGCCACTCGATGGTGCGCTCGCTGGTGGGCGCGCTGACCCAGGTGGCCACCGGCCAGCGCGACGAGACCTGGCTGGCCGAGGTGGCGGCCAGCAGCCGGCGCCACACCCAGGTGAACGTGATGGTCGCCCGCGGGCTGACGCTGGAGGAGGTCCGCTACCCGCCGGACCACGAGCTGGCCGCCCGCGCGGCCGAGGCCAGGACGGTGCGCGGACCGGTCGAGCGGCCGTGGACCCCAGACGACGAGGACGAGGACGACGAGTGA
- the trmB gene encoding tRNA (guanosine(46)-N7)-methyltransferase TrmB, with product MSTAERQPVAEHRRGIKSYVRRTTRMNETQQHAWDRFAGRWVVDVPEGPRETTIAEGTPPLDLPAVFGRRAPLAVEIGSGTGESLVAMARARPELDVLAFEVYQPAVASTLSRINREGVENVRLAMVDAVQGLTVLLGEASLAELWVFFPDPWHKLKHRKRRLVTPAFADLVASRMPPGGLWHLATDWQDYANQMLRVLEVHPSFENVHDGWAPRLQDRPVTKFETKGLEKGRTIRDLTFRRTG from the coding sequence GTGAGCACCGCCGAGCGCCAGCCCGTGGCCGAGCACCGACGCGGGATCAAGTCCTACGTCCGGCGCACCACCCGGATGAACGAGACCCAGCAGCACGCCTGGGACCGCTTCGCCGGGCGCTGGGTGGTCGACGTGCCCGAGGGCCCGCGGGAGACGACGATCGCCGAGGGCACCCCGCCACTGGACCTGCCCGCGGTCTTCGGACGCCGGGCGCCCCTGGCGGTGGAGATCGGGTCCGGCACCGGTGAGTCCCTGGTGGCCATGGCCCGGGCCCGTCCCGAGCTCGACGTGCTGGCCTTCGAGGTCTACCAGCCGGCGGTCGCCAGCACCCTCAGCCGGATCAACCGCGAGGGCGTGGAGAACGTCCGGCTGGCCATGGTCGACGCCGTCCAGGGGCTCACCGTGCTGCTGGGCGAGGCGTCGCTGGCCGAGCTGTGGGTGTTCTTCCCCGACCCCTGGCACAAGCTCAAGCACCGCAAGCGCCGGCTGGTCACCCCCGCCTTCGCCGACCTCGTCGCCTCGCGGATGCCCCCCGGCGGGCTGTGGCACCTGGCCACGGACTGGCAGGACTACGCCAACCAGATGCTGCGGGTGCTGGAGGTTCACCCCTCCTTCGAGAACGTCCACGACGGCTGGGCGCCGCGGCTGCAGGACCGGCCGGTGACCAAGTTCGAGACCAAGGGCCTGGAGAAGGGCCGCACCATCCGCGACCTCACCTTCCGGCGGACCGGGTGA